In 'Nostoc azollae' 0708, the following are encoded in one genomic region:
- the purM gene encoding phosphoribosylformylglycinamidine cyclo-ligase, whose amino-acid sequence MDYRDAGVDVEAGRAFVDQIRNLVHSTFRPEVIGGIGGFGGCFQLPTGYQEPVLVSGTDGVGTKLKIAQILNRHDTVGIDLVGMCVNDVLTSGAEPLFFLDYVAMGKLDKEQLTQVVAGIAAGCKLAGSALLGGETAEMPGFYQFGEYDLAGFCVGIVEKSRMLNTSQIQLGDVAIGLASAGVHSNGLSLVRKIVRDGGFSWHDTPDLLNGETIGETFLTPTHIYVKPVLGALKAGLEVHGMAHITGGGLPENLPRCLGTDQSIKINSGSWNIPAVFQWLAKAGSVGAEAMYNTFNMGIGFVLVLPPYQVEQAITHFQEQNIPAYTIGEVVTGSGELVGLFT is encoded by the coding sequence ATGGATTATCGGGATGCAGGTGTTGATGTTGAAGCAGGTAGAGCTTTTGTAGACCAAATTCGCAATTTGGTCCATAGTACCTTTAGACCAGAAGTAATTGGTGGTATTGGTGGTTTTGGTGGTTGTTTTCAACTCCCCACAGGTTATCAAGAACCGGTTTTGGTGTCTGGGACAGATGGTGTCGGTACAAAGCTAAAAATTGCTCAAATTCTCAACCGCCATGATACCGTTGGCATTGATTTGGTGGGGATGTGTGTTAATGATGTGTTGACATCAGGTGCAGAACCTTTGTTCTTCCTAGACTATGTGGCTATGGGTAAGCTAGATAAAGAACAGTTAACTCAAGTAGTGGCTGGAATAGCTGCTGGTTGTAAATTAGCTGGTTCTGCTTTATTGGGGGGAGAAACCGCAGAAATGCCTGGTTTTTACCAATTTGGTGAATATGACTTGGCTGGTTTCTGTGTGGGAATCGTGGAAAAAAGCCGAATGCTTAATACTTCTCAGATACAATTGGGAGATGTGGCCATAGGTTTAGCCAGTGCTGGTGTTCACAGTAATGGTTTGAGTTTGGTGAGAAAGATTGTTAGGGACGGTGGTTTTTCTTGGCATGATACCCCAGATTTATTAAATGGGGAAACTATCGGTGAAACTTTCCTTACACCTACGCATATTTATGTTAAACCTGTGTTAGGAGCTTTAAAAGCTGGTTTAGAAGTTCACGGTATGGCACATATTACTGGTGGGGGTTTACCAGAAAATTTGCCTAGATGTTTAGGGACGGATCAAAGTATTAAAATTAACTCTGGTAGTTGGAATATTCCTGCTGTGTTTCAGTGGTTAGCCAAGGCTGGCTCTGTGGGTGCTGAAGCTATGTATAATACCTTTAATATGGGAATTGGATTTGTGCTAGTGCTACCACCCTATCAAGTAGAACAAGCAATTACTCATTTTCAGGAACAGAACATTCCCGCTTATACAATTGGTGAAGTAGTCACTGGTTCTGGAGAACTAGTAGGTCTTTTTACTTAG
- a CDS encoding PHP domain-containing protein, which yields MVVNLARTTTASIELLTQVFQSIDGQSCPRLYNFHLHTVSSDGRLQPNILMEQAISIGLKGLAITDHHGTGGYQAASAWLEDWKWNNPDGIIPHLWTGVEINANLLDIEVHILAYGFELKDSSMKPYLQKKPTTGRNYQAANVIAAIHDAGGLAVLAHPARYRRSHFDLIPAAAEYRIDGVEAFYAYNNPNPWKPSPVQTEEVQLLAEEYGLYNTCGTDTHGLNILQRL from the coding sequence ATGGTTGTAAATTTGGCCCGGACTACTACTGCTTCTATAGAACTTTTAACACAAGTATTTCAAAGTATCGATGGACAAAGTTGTCCCAGATTGTACAACTTTCATCTGCATACAGTTAGCTCTGATGGGAGGTTGCAGCCCAATATACTAATGGAGCAAGCGATCTCTATTGGGTTAAAAGGACTGGCAATTACTGATCATCATGGTACTGGTGGCTACCAAGCAGCATCCGCTTGGTTAGAAGACTGGAAGTGGAATAATCCTGATGGTATTATTCCTCATTTGTGGACTGGTGTAGAAATTAATGCCAACTTATTGGATATAGAAGTTCATATTTTGGCTTATGGTTTTGAGTTGAAAGATTCCAGCATGAAGCCTTACTTACAAAAAAAACCAACGACAGGTAGGAACTATCAAGCAGCTAATGTCATAGCAGCTATTCATGATGCTGGAGGATTAGCAGTATTAGCACATCCAGCACGTTATAGGCGATCACATTTTGATTTAATTCCCGCAGCAGCAGAATACAGGATTGATGGTGTTGAGGCTTTCTACGCTTACAACAACCCTAATCCCTGGAAACCAAGTCCTGTACAAACAGAAGAAGTACAACTGTTAGCTGAAGAGTATGGTTTATATAACACCTGTGGGACTGATACACATGGGTTAAATATACTCCAACGTCTGTAA
- a CDS encoding GAF domain-containing protein, translating to MANQLWGLLVAHQCEFARTWQDAEIKLLQQLADQAAIAIQKAQLYEQSCLAEATATAKAGHLEHTLHQLQETQAKLINSSGKNVRFRTISSRYSSRNKQPRQLYLWQPL from the coding sequence ATGGCAAACCAACTTTGGGGTTTACTGGTTGCCCACCAGTGTGAATTTGCCAGAACTTGGCAAGATGCAGAAATTAAGTTATTGCAACAACTAGCAGACCAAGCTGCGATCGCCATTCAAAAAGCCCAACTCTACGAACAAAGTTGTCTAGCAGAAGCCACAGCTACAGCAAAAGCTGGACACTTAGAGCATACCCTCCATCAACTCCAAGAAACCCAAGCCAAATTAATTAATTCAAGCGGAAAAAATGTCCGGTTTAGGACAATTAGTAGCAGGTATAGCTCACGAAATAAACAACCCCGTCAACTTTATCTATGGCAACCTTTATAA
- a CDS encoding sensor histidine kinase, whose translation MKVGSDRIRSIVLSLRNFSRLDEAENTCVNLHEGIDNTLLILQHRLKPHSHFSGIEVIKDYADLPKVQCYPGQMNQVFINIISSAIDILTDEIEERQNSNDNKPSPTIRISTRVSAHNSYLLIRITDNGPGMSEDIRKRIFDPFFTTKPVGKGTGLGLAISYQIVVEKHGGLMECISQPGKGTEFWIEIPLKLPGSGG comes from the coding sequence ATGAAAGTAGGTTCAGATCGAATTCGTTCCATCGTACTATCATTACGCAATTTTTCCCGTCTTGATGAAGCTGAAAACACATGTGTTAACTTGCATGAAGGCATTGATAACACCTTATTAATCTTACAACATCGCCTTAAGCCACACAGTCATTTTTCTGGTATTGAAGTGATCAAAGATTATGCTGACTTGCCAAAAGTACAATGCTATCCCGGACAAATGAATCAAGTATTCATAAATATCATTAGCAGTGCCATTGATATCTTAACCGATGAAATAGAAGAAAGACAAAACTCTAATGATAACAAACCCTCACCTACTATTCGTATTTCCACCAGAGTTTCTGCACACAACTCCTATCTCCTCATCAGGATTACAGATAATGGACCTGGCATGAGTGAAGATATAAGAAAGCGAATTTTTGACCCGTTCTTTACCACCAAACCTGTAGGTAAGGGTACAGGATTAGGATTAGCAATTAGCTACCAAATTGTAGTGGAAAAACATGGCGGTTTGATGGAGTGTATATCACAACCAGGAAAAGGTACAGAATTCTGGATTGAAATTCCTCTGAAATTGCCAGGATCAGGAGGCTGA
- a CDS encoding murein transglycosylase A, giving the protein MRETLALLSLSLGIAVVNPLWPVVAQVIIPQPVPVPVAAPVPITPEVVPPLQPVSPATACNSRNCLGWDEQLWGRNGDCQALLTSIDNSLRYLETNKAIIVYQTYPIREITLDRVRRSLVRFRQLVMSSKSAAELQASVHREFVFYQSIGNDGKGTVKFTAYYEPEYTASRVRTSVYKYPLYRVPTDFKQWAKPHPKRVDLEGKDGLLGNKSKLSGLEMLWFRDRFHPYMIQIQGSAQIKLTNGQRTSVGFGGGTDYPWTSIGGELAKDGKLPLSGLTMPKLLSYFHQNPREMSNYLPRWERFVFFQETNSAAATGSISVPVTAERSIATDKSLMPPGALALINNSFPYPNSRGNLESRRVSRFVLDQDTGSAIKGAGRVDYFMGTGKLAGERAGITGGKGSLYYLLLKN; this is encoded by the coding sequence ATGAGAGAAACCCTTGCTTTGCTGTCCTTGAGTCTGGGAATTGCTGTTGTAAATCCACTTTGGCCTGTTGTCGCTCAAGTTATTATTCCGCAGCCAGTACCAGTACCTGTAGCAGCACCTGTACCGATTACACCTGAAGTTGTACCACCACTCCAACCCGTCAGCCCAGCAACTGCTTGTAACTCCCGAAATTGCTTGGGTTGGGATGAGCAACTGTGGGGGAGAAATGGCGATTGCCAAGCTTTGTTAACTTCTATAGATAACAGTTTGCGTTACCTCGAAACTAATAAAGCGATCATTGTTTATCAAACTTATCCAATCCGAGAAATTACTCTGGATCGTGTGCGTCGGAGTTTGGTACGCTTCCGTCAACTGGTTATGAGTTCCAAGTCAGCAGCAGAACTACAAGCCTCTGTCCATCGGGAGTTTGTCTTTTACCAGTCCATAGGAAATGATGGCAAGGGTACTGTTAAATTTACTGCTTATTATGAACCTGAGTATACTGCTAGTCGTGTCAGGACTTCAGTATACAAATATCCCCTGTATAGAGTCCCAACAGATTTTAAACAATGGGCTAAACCCCACCCCAAAAGGGTTGACTTAGAAGGGAAAGATGGTTTGTTGGGGAACAAAAGCAAGCTAAGTGGCTTAGAAATGCTTTGGTTTCGCGATCGCTTTCATCCCTACATGATTCAAATTCAAGGTTCTGCCCAAATTAAATTAACTAATGGACAAAGAACCTCTGTTGGGTTTGGTGGAGGAACAGATTATCCTTGGACTAGCATTGGTGGAGAACTAGCAAAAGATGGTAAGTTACCACTCAGCGGTTTAACCATGCCCAAGTTACTCAGTTATTTCCATCAAAATCCCAGGGAAATGAGTAATTATTTGCCACGTTGGGAAAGATTTGTTTTCTTTCAAGAAACCAATAGTGCAGCAGCTACAGGCAGTATTAGCGTACCTGTAACCGCAGAACGTTCCATTGCTACAGATAAATCTCTCATGCCTCCGGGCGCACTAGCACTGATTAACAACTCATTTCCTTATCCTAATAGTCGCGGCAACCTGGAATCTCGTAGAGTTAGCCGCTTTGTATTAGATCAGGATACAGGCAGCGCAATTAAAGGCGCAGGAAGAGTAGATTATTTCATGGGTACAGGTAAATTAGCAGGCGAGCGCGCCGGGATTACAGGCGGCAAGGGTTCGCTGTATTATTTACTACTGAAAAACTAG
- a CDS encoding DUF5895 domain-containing protein, with product MKASPKFDFEDEKFNALPSQVLPWGLMINPRYGTDGLQSYGLAISQDNAQAVGFQPDDNWQQVEHEFSSGMETVFISSTPRLVIVRRGPLSVKDRETGMKLGTFKDNYDAFLADKVKFKTFTRHLIFLVGEDKKFLHQSPIQLTLSGAAGASFGKSYAEYQQGRITGGFAGELEKAYAGFQKKPLTPKGPLFHAHGIFCPIIECEERGIEPNIALVASTVDYKQPTVSTLIDHMIASDSPESEIICQAFEEYKEFGKEVIKPEISKAEMAGVTSSYVYADDDDFAYPPY from the coding sequence GTGAAAGCATCTCCTAAGTTCGATTTTGAAGACGAAAAATTTAATGCCCTACCGTCTCAAGTCCTTCCCTGGGGTTTGATGATCAATCCTCGTTATGGTACGGATGGTTTACAAAGTTATGGTTTGGCTATTAGCCAGGATAATGCCCAAGCAGTTGGGTTTCAGCCTGATGATAATTGGCAACAAGTAGAGCATGAATTTAGTTCAGGAATGGAAACGGTGTTTATTAGCTCCACTCCCCGATTAGTAATTGTGCGTCGTGGTCCATTATCTGTTAAAGACCGGGAAACTGGTATGAAATTGGGTACTTTTAAGGATAATTATGATGCTTTTTTAGCAGATAAAGTTAAATTTAAAACTTTTACTCGCCATCTTATTTTCTTAGTAGGTGAAGATAAGAAGTTTTTGCATCAATCACCAATACAACTGACTTTGAGTGGTGCAGCAGGAGCAAGTTTTGGTAAAAGTTACGCTGAATATCAACAAGGTAGAATCACTGGCGGTTTTGCTGGGGAATTAGAAAAAGCCTATGCTGGTTTTCAAAAGAAACCTCTAACTCCCAAGGGTCCTTTATTTCATGCTCACGGAATTTTTTGCCCAATCATTGAATGTGAAGAAAGAGGCATTGAACCTAATATTGCCTTGGTAGCTTCAACTGTAGATTATAAACAACCTACAGTCTCAACTTTAATTGATCATATGATTGCCTCAGATTCTCCTGAGTCGGAAATAATTTGTCAGGCTTTTGAAGAATATAAGGAATTTGGTAAGGAAGTGATTAAACCAGAAATTTCTAAAGCAGAAATGGCTGGTGTTACCAGTTCTTATGTTTATGCAGATGATGATGATTTTGCTTATCCACCGTATTAG
- a CDS encoding element excision factor XisI family protein, with the protein MNTISFHDQLIEGKVVIEDDNVEEGLTEALITDVIAPEDIVTGLL; encoded by the coding sequence ATGAATACAATTTCCTTTCATGATCAGTTGATAGAGGGAAAAGTTGTGATTGAAGATGATAATGTTGAAGAGGGTTTAACAGAGGCATTAATTACAGACGTAATCGCACCTGAGGATATTGTGACGGGGCTTTTGTAG
- a CDS encoding element excision factor XisH family protein, with translation MGVEKFFIANKENQKIAIKVEDFDTPSIISELEKTMGQLQLYQWDL, from the coding sequence ATTGGAGTAGAGAAGTTTTTTATCGCCAATAAAGAAAACCAGAAAATTGCCATTAAAGTCGAAGATTTTGATACTCCTTCTATAATTAGTGAACTCGAAAAGACGATGGGTCAGCTTCAGCTTTATCAATGGGACTTATAA
- a CDS encoding NADAR family protein, whose amino-acid sequence MTIYFYKVWQPYGCFSNFSPHPIEIQGTYWPTVEHYYQAQKFVGSEEAIIIPSIHAAPTPEEAATLGRCGTRKLRSDWEMVKTDVMRAAVLKKFITHREIQEVLLVTDDEVLVENSPTDYFWGCGADKTGQNHLGKILMSVREEIRQLLSLSVNK is encoded by the coding sequence ATGACCATTTACTTTTACAAAGTTTGGCAGCCCTATGGCTGTTTTTCTAACTTCTCCCCACATCCGATCGAAATCCAGGGTACTTACTGGCCAACTGTTGAGCATTATTATCAAGCACAAAAGTTTGTTGGTAGTGAAGAAGCAATTATTATACCCTCAATCCATGCTGCTCCTACCCCTGAAGAAGCAGCTACTTTAGGACGTTGTGGCACAAGAAAACTACGTTCTGACTGGGAGATGGTCAAAACTGATGTGATGCGTGCAGCTGTACTAAAAAAATTTATTACGCATAGGGAGATTCAAGAAGTTCTTTTAGTAACTGATGATGAAGTTCTGGTGGAAAACTCACCTACAGATTATTTTTGGGGTTGTGGTGCCGATAAGACTGGTCAGAATCATTTAGGTAAAATCCTTATGAGTGTAAGAGAAGAAATCCGTCAGTTACTATCTTTATCTGTAAATAAGTAG
- a CDS encoding DUF2243 domain-containing protein, translating into MNVKNEGGKRTTLLIPAGIFLGLGLEGFIDGILLHQILQWHHMISNIQPPTTISNIDLNMVWDGLFHALDWIFTLIGVILLWEPGKQHDGVWSLQTFVGAILMGSGLFNVVEGLIDHQTLGIHDVKPGTNELAWDLGFLALGILLVIIGWIMIQKLRIQESGVRSQDV; encoded by the coding sequence ATGAACGTGAAGAATGAGGGAGGTAAAAGAACTACACTGCTAATTCCTGCGGGAATTTTCCTGGGTCTGGGTCTGGAAGGGTTTATTGATGGCATTTTGTTGCATCAAATTCTCCAATGGCATCACATGATCAGTAATATTCAACCACCAACAACTATCTCAAATATAGATTTGAACATGGTCTGGGATGGTTTATTTCATGCTTTAGACTGGATTTTCACTCTTATAGGAGTAATTTTACTGTGGGAACCTGGGAAGCAGCATGATGGTGTTTGGTCGTTACAGACCTTTGTCGGGGCAATACTTATGGGTAGTGGGTTATTTAATGTAGTGGAAGGATTGATAGACCATCAAACTCTCGGTATCCATGATGTCAAACCAGGGACAAATGAGTTAGCTTGGGATTTAGGATTTTTGGCTCTAGGTATATTGCTTGTAATAATTGGCTGGATAATGATACAGAAGCTAAGAATTCAGGAGTCAGGAGTCAGGAGTCAGGATGTTTGA
- a CDS encoding IS5 family transposase (programmed frameshift), whose product MERKSYPTDLTDMEWEILAPLIPPPKEGGHPPTTDMGEICNAIYFHLKTGCQWNMLPGDFPPRSTVYSYYSKWQGQGVWEKFNHTLGSQVRSKLGKSTQPTALAADSQSVKTGPKKADVYGFDGCKKVKGRKGQTLVDSLGLVLKLVVSEANAPERILAAYALMELLEEPTELLEKVQVLWVDSGYNGDKFALAVWFLIQAHVEVIGPTEQEFKVLPQPWVVERTFGWFNQYHRLSKDYERLTQMSEGAIYALMTRIMLLPLVSSTFTL is encoded by the exons ATGGAACGAAAGTCTTACCCCACAGACTTAACTGATATGGAGTGGGAAATCCTGGCCCCATTGATTCCACCACCCAAAGAAGGAGGGCATCCACCCACAACAGATATGGGTGAAATATGTAATGCCATCTATTTTCATTTGAAAACTGGATGTCAATGGAATATGCTTCCAGGTGACTTCCCGCCAAGGTCAACGGTATATAGCTATTACAGTAAATGGCAGGGCCAGGGGGTTTGGGAAAAATTCAACCATACATTGGGTAGTCAAGTTCGCTCGAAATTAGGTAAATCAACACAACCTACCGCGCTCGCTGCAGACAGTCAGTCGGTCAAAACTG GACCAAAGAAAGCGGATGTGTATGGTTTTGACGGATGTAAAAAGGTAAAAGGAAGAAAGGGGCAAACTTTAGTTGATAGCCTGGGACTTGTGTTGAAACTTGTTGTTAGTGAAGCGAATGCCCCAGAACGAATACTTGCTGCCTATGCACTAATGGAACTGCTAGAGGAACCCACAGAATTATTGGAAAAAGTCCAAGTTTTATGGGTTGATTCCGGTTATAACGGTGATAAATTTGCACTTGCAGTTTGGTTCCTGATTCAAGCTCATGTTGAAGTCATAGGACCTACTGAGCAAGAATTTAAAGTTTTACCACAACCCTGGGTAGTAGAAAGAACATTTGGGTGGTTTAACCAATATCATCGTCTAAGCAAGGATTATGAGCGTTTAACACAAATGAGCGAAGGGGCTATATATGCTCTTATGACTAGAATTATGCTACTTCCTCTTGTCTCCTCAACATTTACTTTATAA
- a CDS encoding YkgJ family cysteine cluster protein: MASWQCIKQCGACCHLDPDERPDLEEYLSPEELGLYLSMVSEGGWCVNLDQQRKECTIYANRPRFCRVEAEIFQDMYGIEPEELNDFAIDCCRQQIEAVYGDHSLESLRFDQALGF; encoded by the coding sequence ATGGCTTCTTGGCAATGTATAAAGCAATGTGGAGCGTGCTGTCATCTTGATCCTGATGAGCGTCCAGATTTAGAAGAATATCTTTCACCAGAGGAACTGGGACTTTACCTGAGTATGGTAAGTGAAGGAGGATGGTGTGTGAATCTTGACCAGCAAAGGAAAGAATGTACTATTTACGCTAATCGTCCGCGTTTTTGTCGGGTGGAAGCAGAGATTTTTCAGGATATGTATGGGATTGAACCAGAGGAACTAAATGACTTTGCCATCGACTGCTGTCGTCAGCAAATAGAAGCAGTTTATGGCGATCACAGTTTGGAAAGTTTACGGTTTGATCAAGCTCTTGGATTTTAA
- the psb30 gene encoding photosystem II reaction center protein Ycf12/Psb30 — protein sequence MEALANINLEVVFQLACVALIIIAGPAVIFVLAFRNGNL from the coding sequence ATGGAAGCTTTGGCCAATATTAATTTGGAAGTTGTGTTTCAATTAGCCTGTGTAGCATTGATTATAATTGCTGGTCCAGCAGTAATCTTTGTCCTCGCTTTTCGCAACGGTAACCTGTAA
- a CDS encoding YbjN domain-containing protein yields the protein MTSYQETLTPDELIDEIIAETSSSNHIEVIENVISTLGQNNSAMFNHTPGGTYLWKFKYGSVEVFVQLTGSTDEDTITVWSAVLKLPAKDEPKLMRYLLELNCTSTFEARFGIIENHVVVISSRTLAELSPGETSRLITIVATIADDNDQALVDQFGGP from the coding sequence ATGACAAGCTACCAAGAAACTCTCACTCCCGATGAATTGATTGATGAAATTATTGCTGAAACATCAAGTTCTAACCATATAGAAGTCATTGAAAACGTTATTAGTACGCTAGGACAAAATAACAGCGCAATGTTTAACCACACACCAGGAGGCACTTATCTATGGAAGTTTAAGTATGGTAGTGTGGAAGTATTTGTACAACTCACTGGTTCTACTGATGAAGATACTATCACTGTTTGGTCAGCAGTGCTAAAGTTACCTGCTAAAGATGAACCCAAATTGATGCGTTATTTGTTAGAGTTGAATTGCACTAGTACATTTGAAGCCCGTTTTGGCATTATTGAAAATCACGTTGTTGTCATTTCCTCGCGCACTTTAGCAGAGTTGTCACCAGGGGAAACTTCTCGGCTAATTACAATTGTTGCCACTATCGCTGATGATAATGATCAAGCTTTGGTGGATCAGTTTGGTGGACCATAG
- a CDS encoding lipoate--protein ligase family protein translates to MAVDRWLLEQHESGKHPPTLRFYTWSPPAISLGCHQKQYPEFWQNLRTNFTGQGDKLDLVRRPSGGRAVLHQGDLTYAVVTSGLEGSRLQVYAKICEFLIQGWRSLGVELNYGQAGRGYIHNPNCFGTATGADLILADGSKLIGSAQLRKGEAILQHGSILLDPHAGLFQEVFGKDAFTPVQLPHNFHLETVIEALIIAACDCFNMETELKPLSEVEWEEILNQC, encoded by the coding sequence ATGGCAGTTGACAGATGGTTGCTTGAACAACACGAGTCGGGAAAGCATCCTCCCACTTTGCGGTTTTATACTTGGTCGCCACCCGCTATTTCTCTGGGTTGTCATCAAAAACAATACCCGGAATTTTGGCAAAATTTAAGGACAAATTTCACTGGGCAAGGTGATAAACTTGATTTGGTGCGTCGTCCTAGCGGTGGGAGGGCTGTTTTACACCAAGGTGATTTAACTTATGCTGTTGTTACTTCTGGACTTGAGGGAAGTCGTCTCCAGGTTTATGCAAAGATTTGTGAGTTTTTGATTCAAGGATGGCGATCGCTCGGTGTAGAGTTAAACTACGGTCAGGCTGGACGCGGTTATATTCACAACCCTAACTGTTTTGGAACTGCGACAGGTGCAGATTTAATTTTAGCCGATGGTAGTAAATTAATTGGTAGCGCCCAACTGCGAAAAGGTGAAGCAATCTTACAACATGGTTCTATTTTACTAGACCCACATGCAGGTTTATTTCAGGAAGTATTTGGAAAAGATGCTTTTACTCCAGTTCAACTGCCGCATAATTTCCATCTAGAAACCGTAATAGAAGCTTTAATTATTGCGGCTTGTGATTGTTTTAATATGGAAACAGAGTTAAAACCGCTTTCTGAAGTTGAGTGGGAAGAGATTCTTAACCAGTGCTAA
- the purH gene encoding bifunctional phosphoribosylaminoimidazolecarboxamide formyltransferase/IMP cyclohydrolase, with product MARLALLSVSKKTGITDLARSLVEEFGFDIISSGGTAKTLKDAGIPVTKVSNYTGSPEILGGRVKTLHPRIHGGILARRDIEQDIKDLANNQIRPIDLVVVNLYPFEETIAKPGVSLAEAVEQIDIGGPAMLRASSKNFTHLTVLCNPDQYDEYLQELRTNGSASLEFRQKCALKGFLHTASYDNAIAAYLAGVETEGIPETYTVSGIQIQSLRYGENPHQPAAWYQTGTKPTGWAAATKLQGKELSYNNLVDLEAARRIVAEFTDTPAATIIKHNNPCGTAEAGSIFDAYQKAFNADSTSAFGGIVALNRAIDALTASELTKTFLECVVAPGCDEEAQEVLTKKGNVRVLILPDFLTGSKETVRAITGGFLVQTADDIIADTSKWQVVTERQPTPAQLAELLFAWKVCKHVKSNAIVISKDRTTLGVGAGQMNRVGSTKIAVEQAGEKAKGSVLASDGFFPFDDTVRTAAAAGITAIVQPGGSLRDKDSIKAANELGLLMVVTGVRHFLH from the coding sequence ATGGCGCGTCTAGCCCTGCTGAGTGTATCTAAGAAAACTGGTATAACTGATCTAGCCCGCAGCTTAGTTGAAGAATTTGGCTTTGATATTATCAGCAGTGGGGGAACTGCCAAAACCCTCAAGGATGCCGGAATCCCAGTTACTAAGGTTTCAAATTATACGGGTTCACCAGAAATTTTGGGTGGTCGGGTGAAAACTCTCCATCCCCGCATTCATGGCGGTATTTTAGCACGGCGGGATATAGAGCAAGATATCAAGGATTTGGCAAATAACCAAATTCGTCCTATTGATTTGGTGGTGGTGAATCTTTATCCTTTTGAGGAAACTATTGCTAAACCTGGTGTCAGTTTAGCAGAGGCTGTGGAACAAATTGATATTGGTGGCCCTGCAATGTTACGGGCTTCATCCAAAAACTTTACCCATCTGACTGTATTATGTAATCCTGATCAATATGATGAGTATTTGCAAGAACTACGCACAAATGGGTCAGCTTCTTTAGAATTTCGGCAAAAATGCGCCTTGAAGGGATTTCTGCACACGGCAAGTTATGATAACGCCATTGCTGCTTATTTGGCTGGTGTAGAAACTGAAGGTATACCAGAAACATACACTGTTTCCGGTATACAAATTCAATCTCTGCGTTATGGTGAAAACCCTCATCAACCTGCTGCTTGGTATCAAACGGGAACTAAACCTACAGGTTGGGCAGCGGCAACGAAACTGCAAGGTAAGGAACTCAGCTATAATAATTTGGTAGATTTGGAAGCTGCACGCCGCATTGTTGCTGAATTTACTGATACTCCCGCAGCGACAATTATTAAACATAATAATCCCTGTGGAACTGCTGAGGCTGGCAGTATTTTTGATGCTTATCAGAAAGCTTTCAATGCTGATTCTACCTCAGCTTTTGGCGGAATTGTGGCTTTAAACCGTGCTATTGATGCTCTCACAGCCTCCGAATTAACTAAGACCTTTTTAGAATGCGTGGTTGCACCTGGTTGTGATGAAGAAGCCCAGGAAGTTCTTACCAAGAAAGGTAATGTCAGAGTTCTGATTTTACCAGATTTCCTCACTGGCTCGAAAGAAACGGTGAGAGCTATCACGGGTGGTTTCTTAGTTCAAACTGCTGATGATATCATTGCTGACACCAGTAAATGGCAAGTTGTTACTGAACGTCAACCCACTCCCGCTCAGTTAGCTGAGTTGCTGTTTGCTTGGAAAGTTTGTAAGCACGTTAAATCTAATGCTATCGTTATCAGCAAAGACCGGACAACTTTAGGCGTAGGTGCTGGACAAATGAACCGTGTCGGTTCCACAAAAATAGCTGTAGAACAAGCTGGAGAAAAAGCGAAAGGCTCAGTTTTGGCGAGTGATGGCTTCTTCCCCTTTGATGATACCGTGAGAACCGCAGCCGCAGCGGGAATTACAGCCATTGTTCAACCCGGGGGAAGTCTGCGGGATAAAGATTCTATCAAAGCCGCTAATGAACTGGGTTTATTGATGGTTGTCACTGGTGTTCGGCACTTCTTACACTAA